A region of uncultured Fibrobacter sp. DNA encodes the following proteins:
- a CDS encoding HAD family phosphatase: MLKNYIFDLGGVVLDIRMQNAYEQFMALGLPAAELEKGGSVYKWMEDYQLGLLNTQEFCQQIADKCFSTTTPRDIEQAWNSICLDIAERKLDALRRLRQREDVTVSLLSNTNDLHWECCCRKWFNANGNNQADFFGHIFLSQELHLQKPDPEIFRTAIRTLNANPSETIFIDDNAENIATASSCGLQTLHATPDIDWVESLNL, encoded by the coding sequence ATGCTCAAAAATTACATCTTCGACTTGGGCGGGGTTGTTCTCGATATCCGGATGCAGAATGCGTACGAACAATTCATGGCCCTGGGGCTCCCCGCTGCGGAACTCGAAAAGGGCGGTTCCGTTTACAAGTGGATGGAAGATTACCAGCTCGGCCTATTGAACACGCAGGAATTCTGTCAGCAGATTGCAGACAAATGTTTTTCGACGACAACTCCACGCGATATAGAACAGGCGTGGAATTCCATCTGCCTCGATATTGCCGAACGCAAGCTGGATGCGCTCCGCCGCCTACGCCAAAGAGAAGATGTCACTGTTTCGCTCCTGAGTAACACTAACGATCTGCACTGGGAATGCTGTTGCCGAAAATGGTTCAACGCAAACGGCAACAATCAGGCTGATTTCTTCGGCCATATTTTCTTGAGTCAGGAGCTCCATTTGCAAAAGCCCGACCCAGAAATTTTCAGGACGGCGATTCGCACACTGAACGCGAACCCGAGTGAAACGATTTTCATTGACGACAATGCCGAAAACATCGCAACCGCCTCATCTTGCGGATTGCAGACACTCCATGCCACTCCCGACATCGATTGGGTAGAATCACTTAACCTCTGA
- a CDS encoding fibrobacter succinogenes major paralogous domain-containing protein, whose amino-acid sequence MRQPVLYISILLTALLSACSESFTDPRDGQSYDIVQIGSRTWMAENLNYEIEGSACPDGDKRNCSKYGRLYTWDMARTVCPEGWHLPDSADFEQLISAAGGTEVAGNALKSTSGWFKKGNGSDDFGFNALPAGYRLAGNNATDGKFDGIGGYAHFWSASETPDGLAYYLLLDFSTKAAKISAFGKDEARSVRCVK is encoded by the coding sequence ATGCGCCAGCCTGTTCTATACATTTCGATTCTTCTGACCGCCCTGCTTTCCGCCTGCTCCGAGTCGTTCACCGATCCGCGTGACGGTCAAAGCTACGACATTGTGCAAATCGGTTCGCGAACCTGGATGGCTGAAAACTTGAATTATGAAATCGAAGGAAGCGCCTGCCCCGATGGCGACAAGCGCAACTGCTCCAAGTACGGACGGCTCTACACTTGGGACATGGCCCGCACCGTTTGCCCCGAAGGCTGGCACCTGCCCGACAGCGCCGACTTCGAACAACTTATTTCAGCAGCGGGCGGCACAGAAGTCGCAGGCAATGCACTCAAGTCAACAAGCGGCTGGTTCAAGAAAGGCAACGGCTCGGACGATTTCGGCTTTAACGCACTCCCCGCCGGTTACCGCCTCGCCGGAAACAACGCCACGGACGGCAAGTTCGACGGCATCGGTGGCTATGCCCACTTCTGGAGTGCCTCGGAAACTCCTGACGGCCTCGCCTACTACCTACTGCTCGATTTCAGCACCAAGGCCGCCAAGATTAGCGCCTTCGGCAAGGACGAAGCTAGATCGGTTAGGTGTGTGAAGTAA